The segment AAACAGGAATAGATATAACGGTTGTTAATTCTATGTATATAACTGGTATAGATACAGATTTAATGGAAGATTTAAGAATGAATCATGGTATTATTGTAACTCTTGAAGATGGTATTTTAAATGGTGGTTTTGGAGAAAAAATAGCAAGCTATTTTGGAAATTCTAGTATAACAGTACTTAATTATGGTCTTAAAAAAGAATTTATAGATCGTTATAATATAAAAGAAGTATTAAAAGATAATAGATTAGATGAAGATTTAATATTAGAAGATTTATTGGAATATTAATCACACAAATATATATTGTTGAGACTATTATTAATATAATAAATGGTTTGAATTTTTTACAAATAGGTAAACTAAAATATCAA is part of the Pseudostreptobacillus hongkongensis genome and harbors:
- a CDS encoding 1-deoxy-D-xylulose-5-phosphate synthase N-terminal domain-containing protein, which produces MKILAQEIRDVVIIRDSKYGGHFGPNLGIVETTIALHYVFESPKDKFVFDVSHQTYPHKMLTGRKIAILGLGTFYHLAEKVADLYKEKTGIDITVVNSMYITGIDTDLMEDLRMNHGIIVTLEDGILNGGFGEKIASYFGNSSITVLNYGLKKEFIDRYNIKEVLKDNRLDEDLILEDLLEY